In the Hordeum vulgare subsp. vulgare chromosome 7H, MorexV3_pseudomolecules_assembly, whole genome shotgun sequence genome, one interval contains:
- the LOC123410593 gene encoding uncharacterized protein LOC123410593, protein MSSSAGDGCAPPSSASKGKARMDDDAEAEALNLAPEGVPCGICFTDSRRAIRGELDCCAHHFCFVCIMAWARVESRCPFCKARFHTIRRPPVPGRLPSERIVNVAERNQVYHPRGNVSSLVSTDPYANSGCSVCNCSSDEDLLLLCELCDAASHTYCVGLGTTVPEGDWFCKDCATSKEEHSRCLIDDGGSSDQGEIEITIEVPTNEPVTEPSVSGIMHEGYSLSSVRRTNTRSSGITIEVPTAEAVTEPSISNIVDEGYSLSSVRRTNTRSSGSTIEVPTAEPVTEPSVSDIVDGGYSLSSLRRTNTRSSGPIPVPSIYDNADEDYGTIPVHGTNAQSSGCFPVPSVYDIVDDDYEINQVRRTNARSTRPDRKANDLPSQGTSSDGSYSHESPQGRANGRVLLHAHARFGTERARTFRNSRNLSNRIMLLRENWPALRAGSAGFATHLHNNSASSSVKEHQQSAAPLPKETRYVNKAWKMLEIAKSAGARKKCDKPSSLDCTPRFSMGNRSTSFSPIDTILGRKKQSLSPTVTQRNIMKFDRGARRDNILPRKDVVGHCDLPENRHVLVCERIGSFQSRLTNQESPNGKVAPSSHGQLVDQTPESSCGGKVASSNHRRHVDQTLESVRGTLGSGKPKTDALHPSANSLSSSHPTVISPLQIVSSAGSQSDAKVNPEEPSAVCASTSNGTGTAAATVEVTKSSGPDRGGSKRKHHSGTRDDQGSRKSRVNPEEPSAVCAATSNETGNMAATVEVRKSSGPDRDESKRKHRSGTCGDQGSRKPRVNPEEPSAVCATTSNEIGTVAATVEVRKSSGPDRDGSKRKHRSGTRDDQGSKKARKSGKLAKGEISCLAMLELKLLKIDKTYGSDRFKEAARAATHTVLASYGLEHTPSVALALPKAICKHSRRSEPSKSSAIANTCKECLRGFVKQAISSVLASKQMDQTAASP, encoded by the exons ATGTCCTCCTCCGCCGGCGACGGCTGCGCGCCCCCGTCGTCGGCGTCCAAGGGCAAGGCCAGGATGGACGACGACGCCGAAGCCGAAGCCCTGAACTTGGCGCCGGAGGGCGTGCCCTGCGGCATCTGCTTCACGGACTCGCGGCGGGCGATCCGGGGCGAGCTCGACTGCTGCGCCCACCACTTCTGCTTCGTCTGCATCATGGCCTGGGCGCGCGTCGAGTCGCGCTGCCCCTTCTGCAAGGCGCGCTTCCACACGATCCGCCGCCCGCCCGtccccggccgcctcccctccgagCGCATCGTCAACGTCGCCGAGCGCAACCAG GTATACCATCCTCGAGGCAATGTGAGTAGCTTGGTGAGCACTGATCCTTACGCGAACAGCGGCTGCAGCGTGTGTAACTGCTCCAGTGATGAGGATCTGCTGCTCCTCTGTGAGCTGTGCGATGCGGCTTCACACACGTACTGCGTGGGGCTAGGGACCACTGTGCCAGAGGGAGACTGGTTCTGCAAGGACTGTGCAACATCCAAGGAGGAGCACTCGAGGTGTCTGATCGATGATGGTGGGTCTAGCGATCAGGGTGAAATTGAAATCACCATTGAAGTTCCAACTAATGAGCCAGTTACAGAACCTTCTGTTTCTGGTATTATGCATGAGGGTTACTCTCTGAGTTCAGTGCGCCGCACAAATACAAGGAGCAGTGGGATCACCATTGAAGTTCCAACTGCTGAGGCAGTTACAGAACCTTCCATTTCTAATATTGTGGACGAGGGTTACTCTCTGAGTTCAGTGCGCCGCACAAATACGAGGAGCAGTGGGAGCACCATTGAAGTTCCAACTGCCGAGCCAGTTACAGAACCTTCCGTTTCTGATATCGTGGATGGTGGTTACTCTCTGAGTTCTTTGCGCCGCACAAATACGAGGAGCAGCGGGCCTATCCCAGTTCCCTCTATTTATGATAATGCGGATGAAGATTACGGGACAATCCCAGTGCATGGGACAAATGCGCAAAGCAGTGGGTGTTTCCCAGTTCCTTCTGTTTATGACATTGTGGATGATGATTACGAAATAAATCAAGTGCGCAGGACTAATGCGCGGAGCACCAGACCTGATAGAAAGGCCAATGATTTGCCATCGCAGGGTACTTCTTCTGATGGATCTTACTCTCATGAATCTCCTCAAGGGCGAGCCAATGGTCGTGTATTGTTGCATGCCCATGCTCGCTTTGGAACTGAGAGAGCTAGAACATTTCGTAATTCTCGCAATCTCAGTAACCGTATAATGCTGCTGCGTGAGAACTGGCCTGCTCTCCGTGCAGGTTCTGCCGGATTTGCCACACATTTACACAACAATAGTGCTAGTTCTTCTGTTAAAGAGCATCAGCAGTCTGCGGCACCTCTACCTAAGGAGACCCGTTATGTCAATAAGGCATGGAAAATGTTGGAAATTGCAAAGTCTGCTGGTGCAAGGAAGAAATGTGACAAACCTTCCTCCCTAGACTGCACTCCTCGATTCTCTATGGGAAATAGGTCAACTTCATTCAGCCCGATTGATACAATCTTAGGACGGAAGAAGCAGAGCCTTTCTCCTACCGTGACTCAGAGAAACATTATGAAATTTGACCGTGGTGCAAGAAGGGATAATATACTGCCCCGGAAAGATGTTGTAGGGCACTGCGACTTGCCTGAGAATCGTCATGTGTTAGTTTGTGAAAGGATTGGCTCATTCCAGAGTAGATTGACAAATCAGGAAAGTCCAAATGGTAAAGTTGCCCCATCAAGCCATGGTCAACTTGTCGATCAGACACCAGAATCTTCATGTGGCGGTAAAGTTGCCTCGTCAAACCACAGGCGACATGTTGATCAAACATTGGAATCTGTGCGTGGTACACTCGGATCAGGGAAACCTAAAACAGATGCGCTGCATCCATCTGCCAACAGTCTATCGTCCAGTCATCCCACAGTGATCTCTCCGCTACAAATCGTATCGAGCGCTGGGAGCCAATCTGATGCAAAGGTAAACCCTGAGGAACCTTCAGCCGTTTGTGCTTCAACATCCAATGGAACTGGTACCGCAGCAGCAACAGTTGAAGTTACAAAAAGTTCTGGACCAGATCGTGGCGGGTCCAAGAGAAAACATCATTCTGGAACACGTGATGATCAAGGATCCAGAAAATCCAGGGTAAACCCTGAGGAACCTTCAGCCGTTTGTGCTGCAACATCCAATGAAACTGGTAACATGGCAGCAACAGTTGAAGTTAGAAAAAGTTCTGGACCAGACCGTGATGAGTCCAAGAGAAAACATCGTTCTGGAACATGTGGTGATCAAGGATCCAGAAAACCCAGGGTAAACCCTGAGGAACCTTCAGCCGTCTGTGCCACAACATCCAATGAAATTGGTACCGTGGCAGCAACAGTTGAAGTTAGAAAAAGTTCTGGACCAGATCGTGATGGGTCCAAGAGAAAACATCGTTCTGGAACACGCGATGATCAAGGATCCAAAAAGGCCAGGAAGAGCGGTAAACTTGCAAAAGGTGAAATATCATGTTTGGCCATGCTTGAGTTGAAGCTACTCAAGATAGACAAAACCTATG GTTCCGACAGATTTAAGGAAGCTGCTCGAGCAGCAACACACACCGTGTTGGCTTCCTACGGGCTCGAGCACACGCCATCAGTAGCCCTGGCGCTCCCCAAAGCGATCTGCAAGCACAGCCGCAGAAGCGAACCTTCCAAATCGTCAGCGATAGCCAACACCTGCAAAGAGTGCCTGCGTGGTTTCGTGAAGCAAGCCATCAGTTCGGTGTTGGCTAGCAAGCAGATGGATCAAACTGCTGCCTCTCCCTAG